A region of Leclercia adecarboxylata DNA encodes the following proteins:
- a CDS encoding ABC transporter substrate-binding protein encodes MAIHTKRALVLALLAAGGILSAEVQADQLADIKAAGVVKVATFDANPPFGSIDAKSHEIVGYDVDFAKALAKTLGVKLELVATNPANRIPLLQSGKADLIVADITITPERAQVIDFSTPYFVTGQQILVPASGADKLDAYSKARIGAVKGTTGEQALHQRFPQSRVLSYDDIPLALTALRNGNVQAITQDSTILAGLLAQAPDKANFKILPDLLSKEEIGVGVKKGETALLKVVNDELVKLENNGDAAKIYDVWFGPQTPSPQPRAFKIEAQ; translated from the coding sequence ATGGCAATACACACAAAACGGGCGCTGGTACTGGCTTTACTGGCCGCAGGCGGGATCCTTTCTGCAGAGGTGCAGGCCGACCAGCTGGCGGATATCAAGGCGGCGGGGGTCGTTAAGGTCGCCACCTTCGATGCCAACCCGCCGTTTGGCTCGATAGATGCGAAAAGCCACGAGATCGTCGGCTATGACGTCGATTTTGCTAAAGCGCTGGCGAAAACTCTCGGGGTAAAACTGGAGCTGGTCGCCACCAACCCGGCGAACCGCATCCCGCTGCTGCAGTCCGGCAAGGCGGATCTGATCGTGGCCGATATCACCATCACCCCGGAGCGCGCCCAGGTGATTGATTTTTCAACGCCGTACTTTGTTACCGGCCAGCAGATCCTGGTTCCGGCCAGCGGCGCGGATAAACTCGACGCCTACAGCAAGGCGCGTATCGGGGCGGTGAAAGGTACCACCGGGGAGCAGGCGCTGCATCAGCGCTTCCCGCAGTCCCGCGTGCTCTCCTATGACGATATTCCGCTGGCGCTGACGGCGTTGCGCAACGGCAACGTGCAGGCGATCACTCAGGACAGCACCATTCTGGCGGGGCTGCTGGCCCAGGCACCGGATAAGGCGAATTTTAAAATTCTCCCGGACCTGCTGAGTAAAGAGGAGATTGGCGTCGGGGTGAAAAAAGGCGAAACCGCGCTGCTGAAGGTGGTGAACGATGAGCTGGTGAAGCTGGAGAACAACGGCGACGCGGCAAAAATCTACGATGTCTGGTTTGGCCCACAGACGCCCTCCCCGCAGCCGCGCGCCTTTAAAATAGAAGCCCAGTAA
- a CDS encoding sensor histidine kinase, producing the protein MNSKKFLQRGLLIWLMLCLLSSVLLYAELIRRQFWELDREFATAYTEIGAVLTQNESVLPLLNGDEDLAALGKKFPQIHGLQKTQGRALDAARVEPLSGTQYWLYNPWRQIRVLIDLAPVINAWPRFTRITLDLTGRLPSPSTDAFWHWQRQFPQHTQPFVLLADARPAWLNVTLLPFFLLFVGWAVVVAAGGLILWQRKQRQNADRRAWYYQHARLNTLGEITAGIVHEINQPLTAVQTWIQGAQRQLDQDNPAAVSQALGSALVQTRRISELLTRFREHVTQDAVTLGEVDLAECWQHVGNLLEHERTARHIRLTHDFAADARTLCADRLWLEQVLHNLLSNAIQAQQDRAAGWVHIRSHREGERVHVEIADGGPGFTPEALHNAFMPFYSGREGGTGLGMTLTESLVTRMNGTLALDNAPEGGARIRLQFAHHGSQEHG; encoded by the coding sequence ATGAACAGCAAAAAATTTCTGCAACGTGGGCTTCTGATCTGGCTGATGCTCTGCCTGCTCAGCAGCGTGCTGCTGTATGCCGAACTGATCCGCCGCCAGTTCTGGGAACTCGACCGTGAATTTGCCACGGCGTATACGGAGATCGGCGCGGTTCTCACCCAGAATGAATCGGTGCTGCCGCTGTTGAATGGCGATGAAGATCTGGCGGCGCTGGGCAAAAAATTCCCGCAGATACATGGCCTGCAAAAGACCCAGGGACGTGCCCTCGACGCCGCCCGGGTTGAACCCCTGTCCGGCACGCAGTACTGGCTCTACAACCCCTGGCGACAGATCCGGGTGCTGATCGACCTCGCGCCGGTCATCAATGCCTGGCCCAGGTTTACCCGCATCACCCTGGATCTTACTGGCCGTTTGCCGTCCCCATCCACGGACGCCTTCTGGCACTGGCAACGGCAATTTCCCCAGCATACTCAACCCTTCGTGCTGCTGGCCGACGCCCGACCGGCGTGGCTGAACGTGACGCTGCTGCCGTTTTTCCTGCTGTTTGTCGGCTGGGCTGTTGTGGTGGCGGCAGGGGGGCTGATCCTCTGGCAGCGCAAGCAGCGCCAGAATGCCGATCGGCGCGCCTGGTACTATCAACACGCCCGGCTCAATACCCTGGGGGAGATCACCGCGGGCATCGTGCATGAGATCAACCAGCCCCTGACGGCCGTTCAGACCTGGATCCAGGGCGCGCAGCGCCAGCTGGATCAGGATAACCCCGCAGCGGTGTCCCAGGCCCTGGGCTCGGCGCTGGTGCAGACCCGGCGGATTAGCGAGCTGCTGACCCGCTTTCGCGAGCACGTTACCCAGGATGCCGTCACCTTAGGTGAAGTGGATCTCGCCGAGTGCTGGCAGCACGTCGGCAACCTGCTGGAGCACGAACGCACCGCCAGACATATTCGCCTTACCCATGATTTTGCCGCCGATGCCCGAACCCTCTGCGCCGACCGGCTGTGGCTGGAGCAGGTGCTGCATAACCTGCTCAGCAACGCCATTCAGGCCCAGCAGGACCGCGCGGCGGGCTGGGTGCATATCCGCAGCCATCGCGAGGGCGAACGCGTTCACGTCGAGATCGCCGACGGCGGCCCGGGCTTTACCCCGGAAGCACTCCACAACGCCTTTATGCCTTTTTACAGCGGGCGGGAGGGCGGTACGGGGCTGGGGATGACCTTAACGGAGTCTTTAGTTACCCGAATGAACGGCACGCTCGCGCTGGACAATGCGCCGGAAGGCGGAGCCAGGATCAGATTGCAGTTTGCTCACCACGGGAGTCAGGAACATGGATAA
- a CDS encoding response regulator transcription factor — MDNVIWLIDDDASVRESLVFLFTGMNWRVEPFESIAAFTAAQQAGKELAGCLLLDMRMPGKGGLAWLEEGKWPWPLLPVILMTGHGTIDACRRAFHNGVFEFFTKPLDADKLIESITAALAESQRRVGVWQEAKRVKTLFEQLTSREHEVLLALMEGSSNKEVAARLNLSPRTVEAHRAAVFLKLGVSSLVQAIREYDKLQSV; from the coding sequence ATGGATAACGTCATCTGGTTAATTGATGATGATGCGTCAGTCAGGGAGTCGCTGGTTTTTCTTTTCACCGGGATGAACTGGCGCGTGGAGCCTTTTGAGAGTATTGCCGCCTTTACCGCCGCGCAGCAGGCAGGAAAAGAGCTGGCCGGCTGCCTGCTGCTGGACATGCGCATGCCGGGCAAAGGCGGGCTGGCCTGGCTGGAAGAGGGGAAATGGCCGTGGCCGCTGCTGCCGGTGATCCTGATGACCGGTCACGGCACCATTGATGCCTGCCGCCGCGCGTTTCACAACGGGGTGTTTGAGTTCTTCACCAAGCCGCTGGACGCCGACAAGCTGATCGAGTCCATCACCGCCGCGCTCGCCGAAAGCCAGCGGCGCGTGGGGGTATGGCAGGAGGCGAAACGCGTGAAGACGCTGTTTGAGCAGCTCACCTCCCGGGAGCATGAAGTGCTGCTGGCGTTAATGGAAGGCAGCAGTAATAAAGAGGTCGCCGCCCGGCTGAATCTCTCGCCCCGGACGGTGGAAGCGCACAGGGCGGCGGTGTTCCTCAAGCTGGGCGTTTCCAGCCTGGTGCAGGCCATCCGGGAATACGACAAATTGCAATCCGTATAA
- a CDS encoding GlcG/HbpS family heme-binding protein — MKKLMMAAVCVAGMVSVSAQAQSVAQKSLSLSQANALASAAIQACTAKNYQVSVTVVDRAGVVKAVQRTDNAGPHTLKASEMKAFTALSTKNASGKVMESAQSNAGAQNLKDIPGFLLLAGGLPVKEGDEVIGAIGIGGAPGGHLDEACAQQAIESLTKS; from the coding sequence ATGAAAAAGTTAATGATGGCGGCAGTGTGTGTAGCAGGGATGGTCAGCGTATCGGCGCAGGCACAGTCCGTGGCGCAGAAGAGCCTTTCCCTGAGCCAGGCGAACGCGTTAGCCAGCGCGGCGATTCAGGCCTGTACGGCCAAAAATTATCAGGTCAGCGTCACGGTGGTGGATCGCGCCGGGGTGGTGAAAGCGGTACAGCGCACCGATAACGCCGGTCCACATACCCTGAAAGCCAGCGAGATGAAAGCCTTCACCGCGCTCAGCACCAAAAACGCGTCGGGGAAAGTGATGGAGTCGGCCCAGAGCAATGCGGGCGCGCAAAACTTAAAAGATATCCCGGGTTTCCTGTTACTGGCGGGTGGGCTGCCGGTGAAAGAGGGTGATGAGGTGATTGGTGCCATCGGTATTGGCGGTGCGCCGGGCGGGCATCTGGATGAAGCCTGTGCCCAGCAGGCGATTGAAAGCCTGACGAAGTCGTAG